The sequence tgatCCACGAAAGCTTGCGTTGAAAACTCTTTTGATATTTGAGAAATGTCCAGTATTgcttgaatatatttttcccgCATTAGCTTACTGTTATCATAACGATCTTTTAGTAAATTCCAAGCCAGCTCATAATTTTGAGCTGAGGCTTCGATGGAAGAGATTACACTAGCCGCTTCTCCTACCAAACAGCTTTTTAAATGATACAATTTACGAATCGGgggaatatttttatctccatGGATAAaggattcaaataaatcatgAAAACCTATCCATTCGTCGAAGGCCCCACCGAATTTAGGCACTTCCACAGAAGGCAAACCGAAGTAGTTGGGGTTATAATAACTTGGTGTGGCGATGACGGAGTGGTCTGAATGCGGAGCAGATGATTCGCGTGTTTGAttgtgatgtgaaatttgCTCAGTAGCGGGCAGAGGAAAGGATTCACACGCTTGATTTTGATGTGCGATTTGTTCATGAATGCCCGGAGAAGTTAATTCACGCGTCTGAGATTGCATTGAAATTTGTTCGTGATCACCCGGCGAACCAGGATTGATATTTGCTggcaattgatttaaattagcaGATATAATTAGTggattaaaaatagaaattttcggAATGGAGGATGCGGTTGGAGCAGAACTTGTAGGTCCTGGAAACAAATGCTTATGCGCGATCTTGTATGATTCGAAATAGGCTTCCTCGAATTGAACTTTATGCTGATGAACTTCGGCCAGTTTTCCTTCGTCCTCTCCACCttctaataattctaattCATTTTGGTATTCTAGAAAGATTTCGCGGGGTTTCTCTAATTCAGAGAATCTTTTATTTAAGACTGGAAAGTCTTTGTCCGGATTAAACcgttttaagaaattttcgaACATAGTTAATGAACGCTTTGCTGCACCTCGCTTACATTTTAAAGCTCTAATTTGTGCTTCAGCCATGTTTGATcagtaataaatacaaataaatgataaaaaagatCGAAAGCAGAGCACAAATGTAAATTCTCGCGATTGCAGGAAGCAAAATATGAATGGTATGGAAAATACACTAATGGTAGGAAATATTGGTGATTCAACTGACTTACTTGTCGATAGTTCAGAAGTTGATTTATGACAATGCGTCACAATGGCGTTGAAAATCCGATGATGATTGTAAAAGCTGATGATTATGGACCTCAGGTCGGTTGCTCACTGTCCCTTGGATGAGGTTAACTCTGCCGTAAATCTGCTGATGA comes from Microplitis demolitor isolate Queensland-Clemson2020A chromosome 8, iyMicDemo2.1a, whole genome shotgun sequence and encodes:
- the LOC128668427 gene encoding uncharacterized protein LOC128668427 → MAEAQIRALKCKRGAAKRSLTMFENFLKRFNPDKDFPVLNKRFSELEKPREIFLEYQNELELLEGGEDEGKLAEVHQHKVQFEEAYFESYKIAHKHLFPGPTSSAPTASSIPKISIFNPLIISANLNQLPANINPGSPGDHEQISMQSQTRELTSPGIHEQIAHQNQACESFPLPATEQISHHNQTRESSAPHSDHSVIATPSYYNPNYFGLPSVEVPKFGGAFDEWIGFHDLFESFIHGDKNIPPIRKLYHLKSCLVGEAASVISSIEASAQNYELAWNLLKDRYDNSKLMREKYIQAILDISQISKEFSTQAFVDHLQKNLRALKTLGEPIDGWYSILVVILRNKLTNSLRDRWEEHSNSYPNPTIDQFSGV